A DNA window from Triticum dicoccoides isolate Atlit2015 ecotype Zavitan unplaced genomic scaffold, WEW_v2.0 scaffold110995, whole genome shotgun sequence contains the following coding sequences:
- the LOC119342956 gene encoding mavicyanin-like encodes MEIRRRRALAMALAAVLAAVTVARVATAATSYTVGAPDGLWDMHTDYAEWVAARTFHPGDNITFTYSRELHDVVEVGKAGYDACSSANNVSAFRSGNDVVALTTVGTRYFLCGLTGHCDSGMKIRVDVVAASTGPVAAPPTTSAGGNVVAGLGALVVTHALLASISVW; translated from the exons ATGGAGATCAGGCGGCGGCGGGCACTGGCGATGGCCCTGGCGGCGGTGCTGGCCGCCGTGACTGTTGCTCGGGTGGCCACGGCTGCGACAAGTTACACGGTGGGGGCGCCGGATGGGCTGTGGGACATGCACACGGACTATGCTGAGTGGGTCGCCGCCAGGACGTTCCACCCCGGCGACAACATCA CGTTTACGTACTCGAGAGAGCTGCACGACGTGGTGGAGGTGGGCAAGGCCGGCTACGACGCCTGCTCCAGCGCAAACAACGTCTCCGCCTTCCGCTCCGGCAACGACGTCGTCGCGCTCACCACCGTCGGCACGCGCTACTTCCTCTGCGGCCTCACCGGCCACTGCGACAGCGGaatgaagatcagggtcgacgtggTCGCCGCGTCCACCGGTCCCGTAGCCGCGCCGCCCACCACGTCTGCCGGGGGTAACGTCGTCGCAGGCCTTGGCGCGCTCGTGGTGACGCATGCTCTCCTTGCCAGCATCAGCGTCTGGTGA